GCCACTACGCTGTCCATGAGGGCAAACCATTCTTCGAAGGGCTTGTCGAATTTATCACCTCACGCCCGATTATCGCTGCCATCTTCGAGGGCGAAGATGCGGTAGCAGTGGTTAGAAATGCTATGGGTGAGACCGACCCGGCACGCTCTGCACCGGGGACCATCCGGGGGGACCTGGCACAGGATATAGGGCGCAACCTCATT
This genomic interval from Dehalococcoidia bacterium contains the following:
- a CDS encoding nucleoside-diphosphate kinase, coding for MKRTLVLLKPDALERGLVGEIISRLEGQGLKIVAVKMIWVDGALAKRHYAVHEGKPFFEGLVEFITSRPIIAAIFEGEDAVAVVRNAMGETDPARSAPGTIRGDLAQDIGRNLI